A genomic window from Sphingobacterium sp. BN32 includes:
- the rocD gene encoding ornithine--oxo-acid transaminase — MNISSKNLNAQHFIDLEDKYGAHNYHPLPVVLEKGEGVFVWDVEGKRYYDFLSAYSAVNQGHCHPRIINALKTQAEKLTLTSRAFYNNKLGELEEFLCTLFGFDKALMMNSGVEAVETAMKLCRKWAYQVKGLSENSAKIVFAKDNFHGRTLSVISASNDTTATTNFGPFLEGIVQVPYDDIEAFESLLKSDPHIAGFIVEPIQGEAGIIVPRADYLAQVRALCTQYNVLFIADEIQTGIARTGSMLASYDISDANSKSKPDVIILGKALSGGVLPVSAVLANDEVMLTIKPGEHGSTYGGNPLACAVALEAVKTVIDEDLAKRAEEMGELFRAGLTDIATRCKLITTVRGKGLLTAIVIDATEDDDTAWNICLAFKENGLLAKPTHGNKIRLAPPLVISKEEIEECLHIIEKSLVNFAS, encoded by the coding sequence ATGAATATCTCAAGTAAAAATCTCAACGCTCAGCACTTTATTGACTTAGAAGATAAGTACGGTGCACATAACTACCATCCACTGCCTGTCGTACTAGAAAAAGGTGAAGGGGTATTTGTATGGGACGTTGAAGGCAAAAGATATTATGACTTTCTTTCTGCATATTCTGCCGTCAATCAAGGACATTGTCATCCCCGTATTATTAACGCGCTAAAAACACAAGCAGAAAAACTAACGCTTACCTCTCGCGCGTTTTACAACAACAAGCTCGGCGAACTGGAAGAGTTCCTTTGCACATTATTCGGTTTTGACAAAGCATTGATGATGAATTCCGGCGTGGAAGCAGTCGAGACGGCGATGAAATTATGTAGAAAATGGGCATACCAAGTAAAGGGTCTTTCAGAGAACAGCGCGAAGATTGTATTCGCCAAAGATAATTTCCATGGTAGAACGCTATCGGTAATTTCCGCTTCGAATGATACGACCGCCACAACCAACTTTGGTCCCTTCCTAGAGGGAATCGTTCAGGTTCCATACGACGATATCGAAGCCTTCGAAAGCTTGTTGAAATCGGACCCACATATTGCAGGTTTTATTGTGGAACCTATTCAGGGCGAAGCCGGAATCATTGTACCTCGTGCGGACTACTTAGCGCAAGTTAGAGCTTTATGTACCCAGTATAATGTTCTTTTCATCGCAGATGAAATCCAAACCGGAATTGCCCGTACAGGAAGCATGCTCGCCTCTTACGATATAAGCGATGCGAATTCAAAGAGCAAACCGGATGTCATCATTCTGGGCAAGGCCTTATCTGGAGGTGTATTGCCTGTGTCTGCCGTGTTAGCAAATGATGAGGTGATGCTGACGATTAAGCCCGGAGAACATGGTTCGACTTATGGCGGCAACCCGCTTGCCTGTGCAGTCGCCTTAGAAGCTGTTAAAACAGTAATCGATGAAGACCTTGCCAAACGTGCCGAAGAAATGGGCGAATTGTTTAGAGCGGGATTAACGGATATCGCGACCCGTTGCAAACTCATCACTACCGTACGTGGAAAGGGATTGCTGACCGCCATTGTAATCGACGCAACTGAAGACGATGACACTGCTTGGAACATTTGCTTGGCGTTTAAAGAAAACGGCCTTCTAGCCAAACCTACACACGGAAATAAAATACGCTTAGCTCCCCCATTGGTCATTAGCAAAGAGGAAATCGAGGAATGTCTTCACATTATCGAAAAGTCTTTAGTTAACTTTGCATCGTAA
- the asnB gene encoding asparagine synthase B — translation MCGIVGAFDLKQSAEGLRPQVLEMSKRIRHRGPDWSGIFSSDRAILAHERLAIVDPKSGSQPLFSPDGQVVLAVNGEIYNHQDLRNSLPNYQFSTQSDSEVVLALYLEKGPSFVEELNGIFGFALYDGRDDSFFIARDHMGIIPLYYGKDEFGQLFVASELKSLEGYCVEIDQFPPGHYLYSKVGLSPQRWYSRDWENYEAVKDAATDIDVLRKGLEDAVHRQLMSDVPYGVLLSGGLDSSVIAAVTKKFASKRIESQDQEDAWYPQLHSFAVGLVGSPDLIAAQKAADHIGTIHHEVNFTIQEGLDAIRDVIYHLETYDVTTIRASTPMYLLARVIKSMGIKMVLSGEGSDELFGGYLYFHKAPNAQEFHEETVRKLKKLYLYDCLRANKSLAAWGVEGRVPFLDKEFMDIAMRINPADKMIKDGRMEKWVVRKAFEDYLPESIAWRQKEQFSDGVGYSWIDTLKEQAERLVTDTEFEIAASRFPINTPKNKEEYLYRSIFESHFPSDAAAKTVPSVKSVACSTPEALLWDASFQNLNDPSGRAVASVHKESYEKSFVSS, via the coding sequence ATGTGTGGAATCGTAGGTGCATTTGATTTGAAGCAGTCCGCTGAGGGATTAAGACCTCAGGTATTAGAGATGTCGAAAAGAATTCGTCATAGAGGACCAGACTGGTCAGGAATCTTTAGTTCGGATCGCGCTATTTTAGCGCATGAGCGATTAGCGATTGTTGACCCTAAATCGGGCAGTCAGCCCTTATTCAGTCCAGATGGACAAGTTGTTTTAGCTGTAAATGGAGAGATCTATAACCACCAAGACCTACGAAATTCTCTACCTAATTATCAGTTTTCAACGCAGTCTGATTCGGAAGTTGTATTGGCATTATACTTGGAAAAAGGTCCTTCCTTTGTGGAGGAGTTAAATGGAATCTTTGGATTCGCATTATATGATGGTCGTGATGATTCTTTTTTCATTGCGCGTGACCATATGGGGATTATCCCACTTTATTATGGCAAGGATGAGTTCGGGCAATTATTTGTTGCATCGGAGCTAAAATCCTTAGAAGGTTATTGTGTAGAAATAGACCAGTTTCCTCCGGGGCATTATCTGTACAGCAAGGTGGGCTTATCGCCACAGCGTTGGTACAGCCGTGATTGGGAAAACTACGAGGCCGTGAAAGATGCAGCAACAGACATCGATGTGTTGAGGAAAGGGTTGGAAGATGCGGTACATCGTCAGCTCATGTCGGATGTTCCTTATGGTGTACTACTGTCGGGAGGACTGGATTCCTCCGTAATCGCAGCAGTGACGAAGAAATTTGCATCGAAGCGTATTGAGAGCCAGGATCAGGAAGATGCCTGGTATCCGCAACTGCATTCATTTGCCGTGGGATTGGTAGGCTCACCCGATCTCATTGCAGCTCAGAAGGCCGCCGATCATATCGGGACTATACATCATGAGGTAAATTTCACTATACAAGAGGGATTGGACGCCATTCGAGACGTTATCTATCATTTGGAAACTTATGATGTGACCACCATCAGAGCTTCAACGCCGATGTATCTTTTGGCGCGCGTAATCAAATCCATGGGTATTAAAATGGTTTTGTCGGGGGAGGGCTCGGATGAGCTATTTGGGGGGTACTTATATTTCCATAAGGCTCCTAACGCACAAGAGTTTCACGAAGAAACCGTTCGCAAGCTGAAAAAGCTTTATCTATACGATTGCCTTCGCGCAAACAAGTCGTTAGCGGCCTGGGGCGTAGAAGGAAGAGTTCCATTTTTGGATAAAGAGTTTATGGATATTGCTATGCGCATTAACCCGGCGGATAAGATGATTAAGGATGGGCGTATGGAGAAATGGGTAGTGCGTAAGGCATTTGAAGACTACCTGCCCGAAAGCATTGCTTGGCGCCAGAAGGAGCAGTTCTCTGATGGGGTTGGCTATTCATGGATCGATACGCTGAAGGAACAAGCCGAACGCTTGGTGACTGATACAGAGTTTGAAATAGCCGCAAGCCGTTTCCCAATCAATACACCGAAAAACAAAGAGGAATATCTATACCGCAGTATCTTTGAATCGCATTTCCCTTCGGACGCCGCAGCGAAGACCGTGCCTTCGGTGAAATCAGTAGCATGCAGTACGCCGGAAGCTTTATTGTGGGACGCTTCATTCCAGAACTTAAACGACCCGTCGGGTAGAGCAGTAGCTTCTGTGCATAAGGAGAGTTATGAGAAAAGTTTTGTTAGTAGTTAG
- a CDS encoding FecR family protein: protein MMNQEYIENLYNKFCQGILRPDELREWQAIVEDPRNEKLIQEIMDRHFQEQIPSKDHHAESDLAFERFRREVLLPESKQNTKTINRTFQMNWLKYAAIITVLLGFAITVKRMTTSKNETIPLLTETKSADIQAGSTQAILRSNKGEVLRLGEHSDLRFTDGEILVENKTIRKVQKEVWHTLETPRASEYRMILSDGTRVFLNAGSKLYFPAEFSTNSREVRLEGEAFFEVAHDAKKPFHVIIENQRIEVLGTSFNINSYEKNSIKTTLITGRVKINTPNAELLLEPGQQALSIGNKLTKHNIDVNDEIAWTQARIAFSKKTIKQIAMQIERWYDVKFVFDANLNDVENKTFSGNIARTSNLSEVLKIFTLTNAINYKIEGRTVYVKKFTRSQ from the coding sequence ATGATGAATCAAGAATATATTGAGAACCTATATAATAAATTTTGCCAAGGAATACTCCGACCTGACGAATTGCGCGAATGGCAAGCGATCGTCGAGGATCCTCGGAATGAAAAACTGATCCAAGAAATAATGGATAGGCATTTTCAAGAACAAATTCCTTCCAAGGACCATCACGCTGAATCCGATCTTGCCTTTGAACGCTTTCGTAGAGAGGTGCTGCTTCCTGAAAGCAAACAGAATACAAAAACGATTAATCGAACATTTCAAATGAACTGGCTGAAATATGCCGCAATAATAACCGTGCTGCTTGGGTTCGCGATCACCGTAAAACGCATGACTACTTCAAAAAATGAAACTATCCCCTTGCTTACAGAAACCAAAAGTGCTGACATTCAAGCTGGATCAACACAGGCAATTCTAAGAAGTAACAAGGGAGAAGTCCTGCGCTTAGGCGAACATAGCGACCTCAGATTTACGGATGGCGAAATTCTGGTAGAAAATAAAACGATAAGAAAAGTTCAAAAAGAAGTTTGGCATACCCTAGAGACGCCAAGAGCATCGGAATACAGGATGATTCTATCAGACGGTACGCGCGTCTTTTTGAATGCCGGGTCTAAACTTTATTTCCCCGCCGAGTTCAGCACAAATTCACGAGAGGTTCGACTAGAGGGAGAAGCTTTTTTTGAAGTCGCTCACGATGCGAAGAAACCTTTCCACGTCATTATTGAAAATCAAAGAATTGAGGTGCTAGGCACTTCATTTAACATCAATAGTTATGAAAAAAACAGCATCAAAACAACCCTTATTACAGGAAGAGTAAAGATAAACACGCCTAATGCAGAACTTCTCTTAGAGCCAGGACAACAAGCACTCAGTATTGGCAACAAGCTAACAAAACATAACATCGATGTGAACGATGAAATCGCATGGACGCAAGCTAGAATCGCCTTCTCGAAGAAAACCATTAAACAGATTGCGATGCAGATAGAACGTTGGTACGACGTCAAATTCGTATTCGACGCTAACCTCAATGATGTCGAGAATAAAACATTCTCAGGAAATATCGCACGAACAAGCAATTTATCCGAAGTACTCAAAATATTCACTTTAACAAATGCCATTAACTATAAAATCGAAGGGAGAACCGTCTATGTGAAGAAATTTACCCGCAGCCAGTAA
- a CDS encoding RNA polymerase sigma factor, which yields MTKQEIDQLFLLALSNADENAYRELFRLFWNPIYKTIFQHVKSKEQAEDLCQEVFTKVYHRRKQLSEVRDLQNYIFIIARNCSIDFLRKKSPKAEHVESLNDFFQDSQPQPDKILEYKQLDSTMQMAINELPQQLKEVFIKSRIEGLSHEEIAKQVGISVFSSKTYIVRALQRIRKSLQQHEALRTLILMSLLWSQYR from the coding sequence ATGACAAAGCAAGAAATAGATCAATTATTCCTACTCGCATTATCCAACGCTGATGAAAATGCGTACAGGGAATTGTTTCGTCTTTTTTGGAACCCCATCTACAAAACGATCTTTCAGCACGTCAAATCAAAAGAACAAGCCGAAGACTTATGCCAAGAAGTATTTACTAAAGTATATCACCGTCGAAAGCAACTATCCGAGGTTCGAGATCTCCAAAATTATATTTTTATCATCGCCAGAAACTGCAGTATCGATTTCTTGCGCAAAAAGAGCCCCAAGGCAGAACATGTGGAATCCTTAAACGATTTCTTTCAGGACTCGCAGCCACAACCAGATAAAATATTAGAATACAAACAATTGGATTCTACGATGCAAATGGCAATTAACGAGTTGCCGCAGCAATTGAAAGAAGTATTTATTAAAAGCCGAATAGAAGGATTGAGCCACGAAGAGATTGCTAAACAAGTTGGTATTTCTGTATTTTCATCAAAAACCTATATCGTCCGAGCCCTACAACGGATTAGAAAATCCTTACAACAGCATGAAGCATTAAGAACATTGATCTTAATGTCTCTTCTTTGGTCTCAATACCGCTGA
- a CDS encoding arginase, with protein MERPIELIKNRSDIGAGTRGADLGIDAMEIAAINKGSFFFKKHPFIDVPTRNESVYEIEGNTCAKHIKQIYQQCKDLCSIVENSLMKANFPLVFSGDHSSAIGTVAGIRAKFPDKKLGIIWIDAHADIHSPYTTPSGNMHGMPIAAILGIDNTSAQKNDINPETQAYWNKLKAMSEHGTRVAKEHIVYFGVRDTEVEEDQLIEKLGIRNYKVEEVRRKGIPACIQECQDRLADCDILYLSFDVDSMDSDLVSEGTGTPVPKGFLPSEVQEIIIDLMKDERVKCFEIVEVNPLLDKQGNKMAEIAFDILEKTFGV; from the coding sequence ATGGAAAGACCAATTGAACTGATCAAGAACAGGTCGGATATCGGTGCTGGCACACGCGGTGCCGACTTGGGGATTGATGCAATGGAAATTGCAGCAATCAATAAGGGGAGCTTCTTTTTCAAAAAACACCCATTTATCGACGTGCCGACGCGAAACGAGTCGGTTTACGAAATCGAAGGGAATACCTGTGCTAAGCACATCAAGCAGATCTATCAACAGTGTAAAGATCTTTGTTCCATTGTCGAGAACAGTTTGATGAAGGCGAACTTCCCCTTGGTTTTCTCGGGAGATCACTCCTCAGCGATTGGAACAGTGGCCGGTATTCGTGCAAAATTCCCCGACAAGAAATTAGGGATTATATGGATCGACGCACATGCGGATATACATTCACCCTACACCACTCCATCCGGAAATATGCACGGCATGCCTATCGCTGCAATCTTGGGAATTGATAATACCTCCGCTCAAAAGAACGATATCAATCCGGAAACACAAGCTTACTGGAATAAACTGAAGGCGATGAGCGAACATGGTACGCGCGTAGCGAAAGAACATATTGTTTATTTTGGCGTTCGCGATACAGAGGTTGAGGAAGATCAACTCATCGAAAAACTAGGGATCAGAAACTACAAAGTGGAGGAAGTCAGGAGAAAAGGAATTCCTGCATGCATCCAAGAATGTCAGGACAGACTTGCAGACTGCGACATTCTTTACCTTTCCTTCGACGTCGACAGCATGGACAGCGACCTGGTATCCGAAGGAACCGGAACACCCGTTCCAAAAGGGTTTCTTCCCAGCGAGGTCCAAGAAATTATTATTGACCTGATGAAAGATGAACGCGTAAAATGTTTTGAAATCGTCGAGGTTAATCCACTCTTGGATAAGCAAGGAAACAAGATGGCAGAAATAGCCTTCGATATTTTAGAGAAAACGTTCGGGGTTTAG